A genomic window from Novipirellula caenicola includes:
- a CDS encoding thioredoxin family protein, with translation MPLEHLRKAFHFDVGKVIFQVRTLVGRTNQVVFVRNELVLNPPKDLEERNPEFATATTVVTDENDDDVKLNSENPVVLDFFGDDCPVCRQLETLLLPVAKKDAETAVFARVSVQQAPELTQQYEVRAPSHAGDDPPGRAAVSMCGIDSTTTPSSGSRKSNASNALKERRVANPGPLNQWGCSGLVVAQAFLPPLHQFRRLLI, from the coding sequence GTGCCGCTTGAGCATCTCAGGAAAGCGTTCCACTTCGATGTCGGCAAAGTCATTTTCCAAGTGCGAACTTTGGTGGGTCGTACCAACCAAGTTGTTTTCGTTCGTAATGAGCTTGTATTAAATCCGCCGAAAGACCTAGAGGAACGCAATCCAGAGTTTGCAACGGCGACGACTGTCGTGACTGACGAAAACGATGACGACGTCAAACTCAACAGTGAGAACCCCGTCGTGTTGGATTTTTTCGGCGACGACTGCCCCGTGTGTCGTCAGCTTGAAACGCTGCTATTGCCCGTAGCAAAGAAGGATGCCGAAACAGCTGTTTTCGCTCGCGTGAGCGTGCAGCAAGCCCCCGAGCTGACTCAGCAATACGAAGTGCGAGCGCCTTCCCACGCGGGTGATGATCCACCAGGGCGAGCTGCTGTTTCAATGTGCGGAATTGACAGCACGACCACCCCTTCAAGCGGCTCTCGAAAAAGCAATGCTTCGAACGCGCTAAAGGAACGGCGGGTGGCTAACCCTGGGCCGCTAAATCAATGGGGTTGCAGTGGCCTTGTCGTTGCGCAGGCATTTTTGCCACCTCTCCACCAATTTCGAAGACTGCTGATTTAG
- a CDS encoding thioredoxin family protein, whose amino-acid sequence MKHSRTVFAQRVSGSLLVCFLTAMVGCGVSRVEPTSTDTIENGLPVISGKQLDEYVRASKSPVLVEFGVDFNCPRCAQTKSDVVRLRESLQGNIDVIRVDFNANAQRVAQLGGTICPTYVLFDQGEPVITRSFPISIDLLEGEVLRLTEP is encoded by the coding sequence GTCGTACGGTGTTCGCCCAGAGAGTGTCGGGTTCACTGCTGGTGTGCTTTCTAACGGCCATGGTTGGTTGCGGGGTTAGCCGTGTAGAACCAACATCGACCGACACGATCGAAAACGGGCTGCCGGTGATCAGCGGAAAACAATTGGACGAGTACGTTCGAGCGAGCAAATCACCGGTGCTCGTCGAGTTCGGAGTCGATTTCAATTGTCCGCGATGCGCGCAAACGAAAAGCGACGTCGTGCGTCTGCGTGAATCTTTGCAGGGCAACATTGATGTTATCCGAGTCGACTTCAATGCCAACGCTCAAAGGGTTGCACAACTCGGCGGTACGATTTGTCCGACGTATGTGCTGTTTGATCAAGGGGAACCCGTCATCACACGCAGTTTTCCGATTTCCATTGATCTACTCGAAGGCGAAGTTCTCCGGCTTACCGAACCGTGA